In Thermodesulfobacteriota bacterium, the following are encoded in one genomic region:
- a CDS encoding sulfurtransferase TusA family protein encodes METHKADNQIDITKEICPMTYVKTKLKLETMTSGQVLEVLLRDGEPLVNVPKSIKAEGHKILAVSQEGSFFKLLIERR; translated from the coding sequence ATGGAAACTCATAAAGCGGATAACCAGATAGACATTACGAAAGAGATATGTCCCATGACATACGTGAAGACGAAGCTGAAGCTCGAAACCATGACGTCGGGCCAGGTCCTGGAGGTGCTTCTCCGTGACGGGGAGCCGCTCGTGAACGTCCCCAAGAGCATCAAGGCCGAGGGCCACAAGATCCTGGCCGTGAGCCAGGAGGGCAGCTTCTTCAAACTCCTCATCGAGCGTCGTTGA